One region of Pseudomonas alvandae genomic DNA includes:
- a CDS encoding HPr family phosphocarrier protein, translating into MPAREIEIINKLGLHARASAKFVGVAGKFPDTTIRVGRTPETAVDGKSIMAMMMLAAGKGTRIHLSTEGEQAQEAMDALVALINNYFDEGE; encoded by the coding sequence ATGCCTGCTCGGGAAATTGAAATCATCAACAAGCTGGGTTTGCATGCCCGGGCATCGGCGAAATTTGTGGGTGTGGCGGGTAAATTCCCTGACACCACGATCCGCGTCGGGCGCACGCCTGAAACAGCAGTCGACGGAAAAAGCATCATGGCGATGATGATGCTCGCTGCGGGCAAGGGCACCAGGATTCACTTGAGCACCGAGGGCGAACAGGCACAGGAAGCGATGGATGCCTTGGTCGCGCTGATCAACAATTATTTCGACGAAGGGGAATAA
- the hpf gene encoding ribosome hibernation-promoting factor, HPF/YfiA family — MQVNISGHQLEVTEPLRTYIGEKLDRLERHFDKITNVQVTMCVEKLLQKIEATLHIPGGEVVANAEHTDMYAAIDLLTDKLDRQLKKHKEKTQSLLQGATGR; from the coding sequence ATGCAAGTCAACATCAGTGGACACCAACTGGAAGTGACCGAACCCCTGCGCACCTACATCGGCGAAAAACTCGACCGATTGGAAAGGCATTTCGACAAGATCACCAACGTGCAAGTCACGATGTGCGTCGAAAAACTGCTGCAGAAAATCGAAGCCACGCTGCATATTCCCGGCGGAGAAGTGGTTGCCAACGCAGAGCACACAGACATGTATGCCGCGATTGACCTGCTGACCGACAAGCTGGATCGCCAACTCAAAAAGCATAAGGAAAAGACCCAGAGCCTCCTCCAGGGCGCAACCGGTCGTTAA
- the pmbA gene encoding metalloprotease PmbA: MSAVQSVGPQALPALQEQVEQILAEAKRQGASACEVAVSLEQGLSTSVRQREVETVEFNRDQGFGITLYVGQRKGSASTSASGPDAIRETVAAALAIAKHTSEDEASGLADAALMCKDLKDFDLFHAWDITPEQAIEQALRCEAAAFDADSRIKNADGTTLNTHQGCRVYGNSHGFIGGYASTRHSLSCVMIAEADGQMQRDYWYDVNRQGTLLADPVSIGQKAAQRAASRLGARPVPTCEVPVLFSAELAGGLFGSFLSAVSGGNLYRKSSFLEGALGQKLFPEWMTIDERPHLMQAMGSSAFDGDGLATYAKPFVENGELVSYILGTYSGRKLGMPSTANAGGVHNLFVTHGEEDQAALLRRMGRGLLVTELMGHGLNMVTGDYSRGAAGFWVENGEIQFPVQEVTIAGNMRDMFKQIVAVGNDLELRSNIRTGSVLIERMTVAGS; the protein is encoded by the coding sequence ATGAGTGCAGTTCAAAGCGTCGGCCCCCAGGCATTGCCGGCACTGCAGGAGCAAGTCGAGCAGATTCTCGCCGAGGCCAAGCGACAGGGCGCCAGCGCCTGTGAAGTGGCGGTATCGCTGGAGCAGGGGCTGTCGACTTCGGTGCGCCAGCGCGAAGTGGAAACCGTCGAATTCAACCGTGACCAGGGTTTCGGCATTACCTTGTACGTAGGCCAGCGCAAGGGCTCGGCCAGCACCTCGGCCAGCGGTCCTGACGCTATTCGCGAAACAGTCGCCGCGGCATTGGCGATTGCCAAGCACACGTCCGAAGACGAGGCCTCGGGTTTGGCCGATGCTGCGCTGATGTGCAAGGATCTGAAGGACTTCGATCTGTTCCATGCCTGGGATATCACGCCTGAGCAAGCCATCGAACAAGCGCTGCGCTGCGAAGCCGCAGCATTCGACGCCGACAGCCGGATCAAAAATGCCGACGGCACGACGCTCAACACCCACCAGGGCTGCCGGGTCTATGGCAACAGCCATGGGTTTATCGGCGGTTACGCATCGACCCGCCACAGCCTCAGCTGCGTGATGATCGCCGAGGCCGACGGCCAGATGCAGCGCGATTACTGGTATGACGTGAATCGCCAGGGCACGTTGCTGGCGGACCCGGTCAGCATCGGCCAGAAAGCCGCGCAACGGGCAGCCAGTCGCCTGGGCGCTCGGCCGGTACCGACCTGCGAGGTGCCAGTGCTGTTTTCCGCCGAATTGGCCGGAGGCCTGTTCGGCAGCTTCCTGTCGGCGGTGTCCGGCGGCAATCTATATCGCAAGTCGTCGTTCCTCGAAGGCGCGTTGGGCCAGAAACTTTTCCCTGAATGGATGACCATCGACGAGCGCCCACACCTGATGCAAGCCATGGGCAGTTCGGCGTTCGACGGCGATGGGCTGGCGACCTACGCTAAGCCGTTCGTGGAAAACGGTGAACTGGTTTCATACATCCTTGGTACGTATTCGGGCCGTAAACTTGGCATGCCGAGCACCGCTAATGCGGGTGGCGTGCACAACCTGTTCGTCACTCACGGTGAAGAAGACCAGGCGGCATTGTTGCGGCGCATGGGGCGTGGCCTGCTGGTCACCGAATTGATGGGCCATGGCCTGAACATGGTCACCGGGGATTACTCCCGTGGCGCGGCGGGTTTCTGGGTCGAGAATGGCGAGATCCAATTCCCGGTCCAGGAAGTCACTATCGCGGGGAACATGCGTGACATGTTCAAGCAGATCGTGGCGGTGGGGAACGACCTGGAGCTGCGCAGCAACATCCGCACCGGTTCGGTGTTGATCGAGCGTATGACGGTGGCGGGTAGCTGA
- the ptsN gene encoding PTS IIA-like nitrogen regulatory protein PtsN: MIRLETILTPGRSQVNAPGGSKKKALEQIANLIHREVPDLEMQDVFEALVAREKLGSTGFGNGIAIPHCRLKGCASPISALLHLEAPIDFDAIDGAPVDLLFVLLVPEAATDAHLELLRQIASMLDRKEVREKLRSAPSNEALYQVVLDEQNGH, encoded by the coding sequence ATGATCCGACTAGAAACCATCCTGACCCCCGGCCGTTCCCAAGTGAACGCGCCGGGCGGCAGTAAAAAGAAAGCCCTCGAACAAATCGCCAACCTGATCCACCGCGAAGTGCCGGATCTGGAAATGCAGGATGTCTTCGAGGCACTGGTTGCCCGTGAAAAACTCGGTTCCACCGGTTTTGGCAACGGCATTGCCATCCCCCATTGCCGCCTCAAGGGCTGCGCCTCGCCTATCAGCGCGCTGCTGCACCTTGAAGCCCCCATAGATTTCGACGCCATCGATGGCGCCCCGGTCGACCTGCTGTTCGTCTTGCTGGTCCCGGAAGCCGCAACCGATGCGCACCTGGAGCTGCTGCGCCAGATCGCCAGCATGCTGGATCGCAAGGAAGTACGCGAAAAACTGCGCAGCGCCCCGAGCAACGAAGCCTTGTATCAGGTAGTCCTGGACGAGCAGAACGGCCATTAA
- the rapZ gene encoding RNase adapter RapZ, producing MRMIIVSGRSGSGKSTALNALEDSGYYCIDNLPAGLLPELAERALIHTELAQPLVAVSIDARNLPSHLSRFPELLEEVRNRHIQCDVLYLDADEETLLKRFSETRRRHPLSNASRSLAEAIHDESQLLGPIADLADLKVNTTHLNLYQLRDTIKLRLLNQPEPGTAFLVESFGFKRGMPVDADLVFDVRCLPNPYWKPELREQSGLDQPVVDYLAAQPDVEEMFQDISSYLLKWLPRFAASNRAYVTIAIGCTGGHHRSVYLTERLGQLLQQSLKNVQVRHRDLS from the coding sequence ATGCGCATGATCATCGTCAGTGGCCGCTCCGGCTCAGGTAAAAGCACGGCCCTCAATGCGCTTGAGGACAGCGGCTACTATTGCATCGACAACCTGCCGGCTGGCCTGCTTCCGGAATTGGCCGAGCGCGCCCTGATCCACACCGAACTCGCGCAACCGCTGGTCGCCGTGTCCATCGATGCCCGTAACCTGCCCAGCCATCTGTCGCGATTTCCGGAATTGCTCGAAGAAGTTCGCAACCGGCATATCCAATGCGATGTGCTGTACCTGGATGCCGACGAAGAAACACTGCTCAAGCGCTTTTCAGAAACCCGTCGACGCCACCCGCTGAGCAACGCCAGCCGCTCCCTGGCTGAAGCGATCCATGACGAGAGCCAACTGCTCGGCCCCATCGCCGACCTGGCCGACCTCAAGGTCAACACCACGCACCTGAACTTGTACCAGCTGCGCGACACCATCAAGTTGCGCCTGCTGAACCAGCCTGAACCGGGAACGGCGTTTCTCGTCGAATCGTTCGGTTTCAAGCGCGGCATGCCGGTCGATGCCGACTTGGTGTTCGATGTTCGCTGCCTGCCCAACCCGTATTGGAAACCGGAGCTGCGCGAGCAGTCCGGACTGGACCAGCCAGTGGTCGATTATCTCGCTGCCCAACCGGACGTAGAGGAAATGTTCCAGGACATCTCCAGCTACCTCCTCAAATGGCTGCCCCGCTTCGCAGCGAGCAACCGGGCCTATGTCACGATCGCCATTGGCTGCACCGGTGGTCATCACCGTTCCGTCTACCTGACCGAGCGTCTGGGTCAGCTCCTGCAACAATCCCTGAAGAACGTCCAGGTTCGCCACCGCGACCTCAGCTAA